One window of the Lonchura striata isolate bLonStr1 chromosome 9, bLonStr1.mat, whole genome shotgun sequence genome contains the following:
- the LOC144246776 gene encoding serine/threonine-protein kinase pim-1-like — protein MGDSGDLMTALVLLLAAVAVCSQDSQDAVPLVPAGNSPSLVVETSLQRFLHLQEAAPRQPSSAAKGFLAAGQKRQRQERYLLGPQLGSGGFGTVFSGIRLSDGSPVAIKRVARESVLQWDELPDGTRVPLEVVLMEKVGSGCRNIIQLLDWFELPDSFILVLERPGASRDLLEFLEEQDQGFLCEEQARWLFCQVLEAVRHCTACGVLHRDIKPENLLVDPDSGDLKLIDFGCGTFLQERAFTGFAGTREYSPPEWIWLGCYHGHAATVWSLGVLLYVMVCGSLPFQDDHDIVLGKLSFRRQLSPELQHLIQWCLAKHPADRPELQEISHHPWVWGRRF, from the exons ATGGGTGACAGCGGCGACCTGATGACTGcgcttgtcctgctgctggccgccgtgGCTGTCTG cagccaggacagccaggacgcTGTGCCGCTTGTGCCAGCGGGCAACAGCCCGAGCCTGGTGGTGGAGACGAGCCTCCAGAGGTTCCTCCAcctgcaggaagctgccccaAGACAGCCCTCGAGTGCCGCCAAGGGCTTTCTAGCAGCAG GGCAAAagaggcagcggcaggagcGGTACCTGCTGGGCCcgcagctgggcagcggcggcttcgGCACCGTCTTCTCGGGCATCCGCCTCTCGGACGGGAGCCCG gtggccatcaaacgcgtggcccgggagagcgtcctgcagtgggacgagctg cccgacggcacccgcgtgcccttggaggtggtgctaatggagaaggtgggctctggctgccGCAACATCATCCAGCTCCTGGACTGGTTTGAGCTGCCAGATAGCTTCATCCTGGTGCTGGAGCGTCCGGGGGCATCACGGGATCTCCTGGAGTTCCTGGAGGAGCAGGACCAGGGCTTCCTGTGCGAGGAGCAGGCgcgctggcttttctgccaggtgctggaggccgtgcggcactgCACCGCCTGCGGCGTCCTGCACCGGGACATCAAGCCGGAGAACCTCCTCGTGGACCCGGACAGCGGCGACCTGAAGCTCATCGACTTCGGCTGCggcaccttcctccaggagcggGCCTTCACGGGCTTTGCCG GAACGCGTGAGTACAGTCCGCCCGAGTGGATCTGGCTCGGCTGCTACCATGGCCATGCGGCCACCGTCTGGTCCCTGGGCGTGCTGCTGTACGTCATGGTCTGCGggagcctccccttccaggaCGACCATGACATCGTGCTGGGCAAGCTCTCCTTCCGGCGGCAGCTCTCTCCAG